The genome window AAGCGGCTCGGCCATTGCCGTGGACACGCCCGAGCAGGCGGAGCAGGTGCGCCAAGTGTTGGCCGGAGGACGATCATGATTCTTATGGATATGCAGGTGGGTTCGACCCTCGAATTTGACTACGTTAACCGAAGCGGGCTGGTGGTTCGCTCGCAGGGAATTGAACTTGTGAGTGGCAGCTTCCTACAGTTCTATGCCCCCGGATGGACCAAGGGCTACTACAGCAGCAATTGGAATGACCAAACCATCACTCGCCGGCCGGATGGCTCGCTCTTGGTGACGTTCAAGTCGGGCGACGGCAAGGCCGAAGGCACCCAAACTTACTGGCCTTCGCCCATGGGCTTTCGGATTGATTGCAACTACCTATGGCGTGGCGACGAGCCGTGCCTCGTGGAGAGCACCATCGGTCTGCTCAAGTTACGCCCCTTCACCAAGTTTTCCGCGGGTCAAAAGCCACAAGACTTTGGCCCGGCGCGAAAGGGAGACGAAGTCGCTCGCCGTTTGGCCGCCGACCCGCAACGTAGCTTTGTGTTTTCCGGACCCAGCCGCGAAGTGACCGTCTCCAGCACGTTGCCGTTCATCGCCTTCGATGCTCGCGGTTACGAACAGGAATGGGCCCGGCGACAAGACTTGCTCTGGCTCGGTCACCCCGCGATTGAACTCAAAAAGGGCGTCCCGGTCAGCTATTCGGTGACGGTCGAGCACCCGATTCGCATGGCACCGATGCTGCGAGACAAAGCCATTTCGGCCACGTTTGCGCCTCTGAAGCAGGCCGTCAAACCCTGGGAACCGCGCGGCGTGCGCGACATGCAACTCTCCGGGAAACCCAAGCTGGAGTGGCGCGGCCTTCACCTCTTCGTAGGGCCGCAAAGCGAGGCGGTGCACGCCAAACTGGCGCGCGACGTCTTGCCGAAACTCAAGATCAACAAGGTGTTGCTGCAGTGCGAGCAATCGCGGTGGAGCAGCCTCAAAACCGACACACTCAAGAACTTCACTGATCTCGCCAGCCTCAAACGGATTTTTGATACCTACCGCAAGAACGGCATCGAACCGATTCCGCTGATTCAAAGCTTCGGGCATATGGAGTGGTTCTTCGCGGGTGGCCAAAATCGCGACCTCGCGTTCAATCCGCTGGTGCCCTACGCGATCGATCCGCGCAAACCCGAAGCCGTGGCCGCGATCCTGAAAATCTGGGACGAAGCGATTAAGGTACTCAAGCCCAAAGAGATTCACTTTGGACTCGACGAGGTGGATATGCGCGGCGCGCCCGACGACCCGGCACTCACCACCGAGTTGTGGCGCAAGATGATCCCGCAGCTTGCCGCCTATGCCGATAGTAAAAAGCTCCCGTGGATGCTGTGGGGCGACCAGATGCTCGGTCCGGGCCAAGCACCCGATGCCGCGCTAGGCGACAGCGTCGCCGAAGCCGCCAAGCGGCGTGAGGTTGTGCCCAAAACCGCCACCATTACCGATTGGCACTATCTGAACAACCCGAATCCGGCGGTCTACAACAATGTCGCCCTTTGGAAACAGTGGGGCTTTCGCCAGATCGGATCGGTGTGGAACCGCCCCGACAACGTGTACGGCTACACCCACGCCATCATCAACCATGGCGAGCGCGGAATGCTGCAGACCACCTGGGCCGGTTACTACCTGAGCGAGCGCAGCATGCTCGACAACTGGGGTCAATACGCCAGCACGGTGCTGCTCGCGGATTACTCGTTCTCCGGTCGCAAAGAGCGCCCAAAAGACTTGCCCTACAAGCCCGAGACTGTGCTGCGCGACCTCTGGTTCGGCGGCGAACGACGCACTCTCGCGGGGTCGGCGGTGATATGGGACACAAGCGCCGCGCCAACCGACGTGCCTGAGGGTCAAATCGTGTTGCAAAAGCCGTTGCGGTTTTACGACACCTACCAGGGTGGCGAGCCGTTCACCAGCTATACGTTCGACCTCCCCAACGAGGTCAGCGAGATCAAGATTATGCTCCGCGCCCGGAATCCGGTCGTCGAAGGGAAGTCGGTGCTTCTGGCAACAATCGGCGAAGAGGACGAGTCTGTGCACTACGGCTGGGACGTGCGGGTCAAGGACGATCTGCGACCTCTATTCCGGGCACAGAACGGGCCGGACGGCACAAGCGTCGTGACGATCCGATTCGAAACCGGCAGCGGGCCCAACCTCGTGCTCAAACAACTCGATGACGAGGCCGCGCTGGAAATCATGGCGATCACGCTCGTCCCGCACGGTAAAAGTCGGTAAAGTTGGCTTAACACTCATGGAAGATCAAACTCCGGTCCCCGTGCCCGCTCCGGCGGAGCGTCCAAAAATCAACTTTTGGACGTTCCTGCCGCTGATGTACTTCATGCAGGCCATCCCGGTGGTGCTGGTGCAAGGCGTGGCCGCGATCATGTTCAAGGACCAGGGGGTCGAGAACCAGGAGATCACGCGTTGGATTGCGCTCATCGGTCTCCCGTGGGCGCTGCAAATGTTGCTCGGGCCGCTGGTGGAATTCAACAGCACGAAGCGCAACTGGATCGTGGTGGGGCAGTTCACCATCGCGGTGGGCATCTGTCTCACCGCGTTCGCGCAGAAGCTTCCGCACTCCTTCACCATCAGCCTGGTGATTCTCGGCGTCACGGCCATCACCAGCGCGCTGACCAATATCGCCGCCGACGGCTACTACATGATCCTGGCCACCAAGGACGAGCAGGCCCGCTATGTCGGCGTTCGGACGACATGCTTTCGCCTGGGGGTGCTGTTCTGCAAGAGCCTGCTTGTGGTCATCGCCGGGCTCCTCATTTCGTTTACACCGCTGAAACTGAGCGTGGCCTCGCCGGCGGGCATTGCCCTGTTGCCGAAGACGGCTGAAGCGGAGAAGAATGCGGAGTACGTGTATCGCGACACCGTTTCGGTCGTAGTCGAAGGCGGGAAACTCGTGGACCAAGCGACAAAAATGCCCATTGTCGTCGCCCCGACGGGTGGCAGAGCCGGTGCCGTAGAGGCTCCTCCCGGCACGTACGGCCTCCGATACGACGGCCGGAGCCTCATCGCCCAAACGGGCGGCGGTGAAAAGAATCTTGGATTCCTGTTCACGAATGGCCAAACCCTTCCCGAGAAGGCCGAGAGCAAGAGCGGCATGGAGCCACGCCTCGCGTGGACATTCACGTTCTTGGTCGCGGCGATCGTCTACGGGCTCGGCGCCCTGTGGAGTAGCCGCGCCACGCCGAAAGTTCACGTCCCGGTCGAGGGCAACGTCAACGTCTTTCAGATCGTCAGCCTCGTCGGCCTGGGGCTCAGCGGCTACTTCATGATGAACGCGCTCCTGCGCCTCACCCTGCATGGCCTTGCGCGTGGCTTCGGCTCGGAGGGCCTCAAGGGATGGTTGCTGCCGGATAACAATCTGATGCTCGGGTTCGCCACGTTTGCCAACCCGGTCGCGGTCGAATTCTCGCAACTTCTCCTCTGCGCCGCCATCTTCCTGTTTCTCGTTTTTGTGGCCCGCCTCACGATGAAGGGAAGCGACCTCGCGGCCTCGATGGAAGACTTTTTCAAGCAACCCGGCATCGTCAGCATCTTCTTCTTCGTGCTGTTCTATCGGTTCGGCGAGGCGATGCTCACGGGCATGGTGCCGCTGTTCTACAAGGACGTGCCGAGCAAGGGTGGGCTGGCCGTGCCCAACGAGGTTCTTGGCACCATTGATGGCCTCGCCGGAGTGATCGGCATTATCCTTGGCGGAATCGTCGGCGGGCTCTTCATCTCCAAGCGCGGAGTGCGCAAGTCGTTTTGGATCCTCGCCGCCGCGATGTACGTGCCGAACCTGATGTACTTGTGGGCCAGCATCGCCCGACCCCAGCCGGGGGCGCTGTACTTTGTCGCGTTCATTGACCAGTTCGGCTACGGATTTGGCTTTGCCGGCTACTTCGTGTATCTCATGTGGGTCGCCCAGCGCGGAAAGTATCAGACCGCGCACTACGCCATCGCCACCGGACTCGGCGCGCTAACCATCGCTTTCGCTGGTGCTCTCGGAGGAGTCGTGCAGGCTAACTTCGGCTACACCGCGCTCTTTGTGGTCGTCCTGCTGGTGAGCATTCCCGGGTTGGTGGCCATGTACAGCGTGCCGATCGACGACTCGGCCTCGAGCTTTGCCACCGAAGCGATCAACGAGGTTGACTAGCCGCTACTTCCACGAATAGGTGACCGCTCGCCCCTGGCCCATGCGCTCGGGGCGAGCGTCTTTAACCACCCGCGTCCCGCGCACAAACACATGCTGAGGCTGACCCACCAGCGTCCAGCCTTCGTAGGGGCTCCAGCCGCACTTGCTTTGCAGCCAATGGCTTTCGACTTTGAACTCTCGCCGAGGGTCTAGCAGCACGAGATCGGCGTCGTAGCCTTGCTTGATGTGGCCCTTGTTGACGATGCCGTAGAGTTCGGCAGGGCGCTCGCACCCCATGCGAACCAGCTTTTCCAGGCTCAGGCGGCCCCGCTGCGCCCAGCTCAGCATGACCGGCAACAGCGTTTGCACGCCGGGCATGCCGCTCGGACTCTCGGGGTAGGGTTTGGCTTTTTCTTCCAGCGTGTGCGGCGCATGGTCGCTGCCCAGAACGTCGAACAGGTCATTCTCAAACGCCTCAAAAATGGCAGCCCGATGCGACTCGTCGCGAATCGGCGGGTTCATCTGGAGCAACGTGCCCAGAGTTTCGTAAAGCTCGGCGTTCAGGGTCAGATGCTGCGGGGTGGCCTCGCAGGTCACGGGCAGACCCTCCGCCTTGGCCGCGGCGAGCATCGGCAGCTCGTCTTGCGTGGAAATGTGCAGCACGTGCACCGGCCGCCCGGTCTCGCGGCACGCGGCGATCACGCGCTCGGTGCAAAGGCGAGCCGCCTCGGCGTCGCGAATATTCGGGTGCTCGCGGACGTGGGCTCCAGCGGCGTATTGCGCTTTGCGCGCCCTGAGCCGAGGCTCGTCTTCGCTGTGGATGGGGCAGGGGCGCTTGCCGTTGGCCAGCACACGCAAGAGGTGCTCATCGTCTTCGATCAACAGGTTGCCGGTGGACGACCCGGCAAAAATCTTCACGCCGGGCGTTCCCGGGAGCATTTCCAGCGCGGCGAGTTGATCAATGTTGTCGGTGGCCGCCCCGACAAAGAACCCGTAATCGCACCACGCGCGGCCCTCGGCACGCTGCAGCTTGTCATCAAGCGCAGCGGCGGTCGTGGTGGTCGGATTGGTGTTGGGCATCTCGAAAATCGTCGTCACGCCGCCCATCACCGCGCAACGCGTACCCGATTCGAGGTCTTCCTTGTGCATCATTCCGGGTTCGCGGAAGTGCACCTGCGTGTCGATGATGCCGGGCATGGCGACCATGCCGCCCGCGTTAATCTCGTCGCGCCGCTTGTTGTAAATCGTGCCGATTTCGGCGATCTGGCCCCCCTCAATGCCGATGTCCGCGACCTGTCGGCCCGTGGCCGAAATGATCTCCGCTTCGTGAATCACCCAGTCAAACATTGGTGGTCCGACATCCCTGCGTACGGGCCCAAGCACGGGCCAGAGTGTTGCTCAGCATGCACCTATTTTGTGCGATTGGTTGGTTTTCGTGCCGATAATTTCACTGGGATGGGTGTTTTGGTCAAGGGTTTTGGGGCCGTGGTGCTGGGGGCGTGTGTCGCTTCCGCGGTGGCCCAGCAACGGTACTCCGTGTCGTATTCCGCGCCAACCGGCGACGGCGTGGCGCAGGGCCTCCCCTACGACTTGACGGACCAAACGGGCCGCCAACTCCAAGACCGCATTCCGGGGGCCGACCAATGGCGAGCAAACTTGGGTCAAGGTGCGGCCTACGAATGGGTTGGGTGGCGCAACGCCGAACCCGCGATCGAGTTCCGGTTTGCTCCGGCCACCCGCATCGACCGCATCCGCATCGGCTTCGCCCGCAACGAGTCGAGCCGCATCTATGTGCCGCCGGTGATCATTCTCAACTGGGTGTTCTACAACATCAACCCGGCGCTGGTCGCGCCCAACAGCCGAGGATTCATCACGGTTTTGGGGCGGTGGGAAACCGAAACCTTGCGCTTGCAATTGGTGGACGGCAACACCCAGCGGTGGATTTTGGTGGACGAAATCGAGTTCTATTCCGTGCCCGAGCCTGCAAGTGTGTTGCTCTTGCCGGCGGCCGCGCTTTTGGTGATGCGCCGAAGGCGAGTATCCTAGCGTCATGTCCGACGCCCGCCCGCCCGATGTCAGCATCATCGTGCCGGCCCTGAACGAAGCAGCCACCATCGGCGAGGTAATCACGCGTCTGCTCGCGTTGCCCCTGAGCACACAGATTGTGGTCGTGAACGATGGCAGTCGCGACAAGACCGGCGATATTCTCGCGGAGTTCGCCGATCGCATCACGGTCATCACAAATCCCGAGCCCGGCGGCAAAGGCATGGCCATTCGCACCGCGCTGAAAGTTGCCACCGGGGAAGTGGTGGTGATTCAGGACGCCGACCTGGAGTACGATCCGGCGCAGATTCCGAGCTTGATCGAGCCCATTCTCGCCGGAACCGTGAACGTGGTTTACGGCAGCCGATTTATGCACGGTCTTCATCCAGGTATGGCGCTCCCCAATAAGTTGGTCAACCTCATGCTGCGCGGCGCGGTGCGCCTGTTGTTTGGCACGCGAATTACCGACGAAGCGACCTGCTACAAAGCCCTGCGACGAGAACTCCTGCAAAGCATGGACTTGCAGTGCCACCGGTTTGAGTTCTGCCCCGAGGTCACGGCGAAAGCTCTGCGACTCGGAGAGACCATTCGCGAAGTTCCGATTACCTACGAGCCGCGCAACTTGAAAGCGGGGAAGAAGATTCGCTGGACGGACGCGCCCGAGGCATTCGCGACGCTGTGGAAGTATCGGAAGTGGCGCAAGTAGACCGGTACACTATCGGCTATGGCGCGATGGAACTTTGAGGGCGTACCTCGCCGTGAGCTGAAAGAAGCTCTGCGGCGACGAGAAATCGTCAACCAATACGTGCGCCGCAACGCCTGCATGCTGTGCATGCGCGAGGGCGTCATGGCCTGCGGCCTTTGCGAATATTGCTACGCCATGCTCGACGGCGAAGAACTGAACGCGGCCGTTGATTGGAACACGGGATTTCGACCCTGATAAAAGAAAAGAGCCGCCTATTGGCGGCTTCTCCAAACTTGGAGCGGGAGACGAGATTCGAACCCGCGACATTCTCGTTGGCAACGAGATGCTCTACCACTGAGCTACTCCCGCAAGTAGAAAGATAGTACCAACCTTTCCCGTCCCGCGCAAGGGGGTCGGGGGCAAAATTCGCCATAATCATTGTTGTGACCGACCTTGCCGCAATTCGCCCGAAGCTAGAAGACCTGCTTCGCACCTGCGGCACCATCGCCTTGGAGGTTCGCGCCAACCACGATCGCCGCGTAAAGCCGGACGGTTCGCTGGTGACCAAGGCCGATCAGCAGATTGAGGATTTTCTGCATGCCGAGCTCCCGAAACTCGTGCCCGGCACCCGCGTGTGGGGCGAGGAGCACGGCCACCAATCTCCCGGCGAGTCAGGTTTGTGGCTGGTTGATCCGGTGGATGGCACCACCAACTATTCGTTTGGATCGCCGCTGTGGGGCACGAGCATCGGCCTGTTGCAGCAAGGCACCATCACGCTTGGCGGCATGATTCTGCCCGAGCTTCGCGAAATATATTCGGCTCACTCGCAAGGAGGCGCGACCCTCAACGGCAAGGCGTTGCCGCCGGTCCGCCCCGGAGACATTGATCGCACCGAACTCGTGAGCTACGCCGAGGACACCCTACTGGCGTATCCAACGGCCGATATTCCCGGCAAAATGCGCTACAACGGCGCGTTCGTGGTGGAAGCCGCGTTCATGGCCAAGGGAGCGTTTCGCGGCCTCATCAGCCAGCGGGCAAACCTCTACGACATCGCGGCCAGCGTGGTGATTTTGCAGGAATTGGGCGCGGAGTTTCGCCAAGTAACCGGCGAGGCCATTGATCTGGAATGGGTGGCGCAACACGGACGCATGCCGGGGCCTTTTGTGATCTTCCCGGCCGGCAATACGTTCCGCGTTTAGCGGCAGAGAATCGAGGCTAGCTCGTCGCGCACGCGCGTCGAGCGCAACTTACGCAGACCTTTTTGCTCAAGCTGGCGCACGCGCTCGCGGGTCATGCCGAGAATGCGCGCGATGTCTTCGAGTGTGTGGCACACGCCATCATCGAGGCCAAAGCGCAGGCTCATCACGCTCTTTTCCTTTTCGCTGAGGTCCGAGAGTGCGGTTTGCACAACCGACTGAATCGCGAAGTCGCGCGTCACTTGGTCATCGGCTTCATGCTCGTCGGAAATCACGTCGAGCAGGCTGAGCTCGTGCTGGTCGGTGGACGATGTCTCCATCGAGATGGCTTGCGGGAGGTTCTGATAGAACTCCTCGACGCGGGCCAGGTTCTCACCGCTCGCGTAGGCGAGCTCTTCGAAGCTCGGCTCCCGCTGCAACTGATTGATCAGCGACGTGCGGAATCGGCTGAGCTTGCTAAACGAGGCAAGCGTGTGGATCGGAATGCGGATCGTGCGACCGTGATCCATCACGGCGCGGGACACGGCTTGGCGAATCCACCATGTAGCGTAGGTGCTAAACCGGTTGCCGCGATCAATCTCAAACTTATCGAGGGCGCGGATGAGGCCCAGGTTGCCTTCTTGGATCAAGTCCACCAGGGTCAGGCCGCGATTGGAGAACTTCTTCGCGATGCTGATGACCAGGCGATAGTTGCTCTCAATGAGGCGGTGGCGCGAGGCCAGGCATCCATCCTTGGCGCGTGAAATAAGAGTTCGCTCTTCGTCCGCCGAAAGGGGCGGAAACTTTCGAACTCGTTGGAGCCAAGCCGGCACCTGATCCGCAATTAGACCTGGTGCCTCGTCGGCGATGTAAGCGTGAGCAAGCACAATAATCTCCCTTATAAATCAGTGTACAACCATCGTCTGGTGAAAACAAGGGCAGATTTTAGAAAGATTTTAGAATATCGTTATAGCAGGCTAAAACACGGGAGAAAGCTGGCAATTGTGCTGGTCACAATTTTAGGCGTCACGGCCTGCATCTTTGAGTTGACGCCACCGCTCGGTGAAGTCACGCACGCCTTCGCCTTCGAACTTGCCCTCCAGCCGCTGGCGCTTGAGAAGGATTTGGCGGCGCTTTTGGACGAGGATGTTCATCGCCCCAATGACGTCTTGTTCGCGAATCGGAACCACGCCGATCGGGCGTTCGCGTTGCAGAGCCAGGTCGCCGAGCAAGCTCTCGACTTCCTCGTTGCCTAGTTGGCCTAGCCACTCTGATACCGGCCCGCTCGGGGCTTCGTCGCCAAAGGCTTCCAGGCAGGCCAGCTGCACAGCCGTTGCTTGCGGAGAACTGAAAATATCCGATTCGTCCAGCACTTCCCAAGCGAGCGGGCGGAGTTCTTCGATGAGCAACGCCTCCAGAATCATCTTTTCTGCGCCCGGCAACGGTGCCGACTTCATGTTGGCGACGGCGCGGGGCGCTTCGTCGCCGGCCCGCTTTTGCGGACGGAGAACCTGGTACGCCTCTTTTCGCAAGGCCCGGTACGCGGCGTGCGGATCGCGAATATGCGGATAGGTGGCCGCGAGTTGCTGCAGGTGGGTCTCAAGTTCCAGGTTGTTGCGGCACAGCTTGAGCGCGCCGTAAACATTCGCCCAGTAGCCGTCGGAATCCACGCCGTACTGCATCTTCAAGCGCTCGAGCGCGTACTCCACCGGAGAGAGTCCGCCGCCCGCCGCCCGAATCACCGCCTCCGCCCCGACCTCCTTGAGCAAAGAATCGGGGTCTTGCCCTTGCGGCAGCAGCGCGACCTTGACGTTGAGGCCCTGGGCGATGAGGATTTCGCTCGCCCGTTCGGCGGCCTTTTGGCCCGCCTCATCGCTATCGTAGAGAATCGTGACGTTCTTCGCCCAGCGTTGCAGAAGCCGCGCTTGGTCTTCGCTGAGCGCGGTGCCAAGCGAGGCGACGGCGGTGGTCAATCCGGCGCGGTGGCAGGCGATCACGTCCATGTAGCCCTCCACCAGCACGGCCCGATCTTGGTCGGCGATATCGGCCTTGGCGCGGTTGAGCCCGTAGAGAACCTTGCGCTTGCTGAAGAGGGGCGTGTCGCCGCTGTTGATGTATTTCGGCTGACCTTGCCCGAGAATTCGTCCGCCGAAGGCGACAACCTGGCCGCGCTCGTCACGGATCGGGAACATCAGCCGGTCGCGAAACTTATCGAGGTAGCCCGAACGTGCGTCGCCGTCCACCAAAAACAGTTCTTGCGCCTCGGCCAGAGAAGCGCCGCTCTTCTTGAGAAACGTGGCGAGCTCGTACTCGCCCGGACTGTAGCCAAGGTCCCAAGCCTGGCGCACGAGGTCGGTCAGCCCGCGCCGCTCGCAATAGTCGAGCACACCCTTGGCCGAGTTGATGCGCTCAGCGAAAAACTGCGTCGCCAAGTCCATGGTGCGGCGATACTGGTTCTTGCGGCCCTGCTCTTGGGCTTGGCCCTTGCGGAGCTCGATCCCGGCGCGCTGGGCGAGGAGTTCCATCGCTTCGCGGAACTCGACCTTCTCGGTCTCCATGACCCAGGTGAAGACGTCGCCGCGCGCGCCGCACGACCAGCAGCGGTATCCGCCGGTGTCATCGGACACCTGCATGGAGGGGTCCTTATCAGGATGAAAAGGACAAAGGCCCCACCAGCCTTTGCCCTTTTTCTTTAGGTTGACGCGTTCTTGGACGAGTTCAACAATGCTAATCCGCGCGCGGATCTGATCGCGATCGTCCGACACGCCGTCCGTTACTTACCGGCGGCGACGACGATGCCCGTGATCACGTGCGGCTTGTTCGGTTCCATTCGGCTGAATCGGAACGCTACCTTCCCGCGCTGCAGATACTTGACGACGAACGAATCGCCGGCTAGATCGTAGCCATCGGGTTGGAAGTACTTGTTCGACAGCGTCTTGAAGTTGTCGCCAAACTTGATACCGCGGCTGGTGCGCACGTTTGGATCGTTGATGCCGATCGCTTCGATTTGCACGACACGGTTGAACTTGTCGATGACGAACGAGTAGCGGGCATTCTTGCGCTTGTAAACCCACTTGGTGAACTGCACGGAAGTTGCCGTGGTCGAACCACCGCCGCCGCTACCGCCGTTCCCACCGCCGGGGCCACCGGGAAGGGGAGGCGAGCCGCCATCGCGACCACCGGCGTCGGCCGGCGACATGTCGCCCGCACCGGCATTGGCTTGTCGCCAACCGACGTTGCTAAACGGATCGCCAATAAAATCTTCGCCTGAACCAGGTCGGGTCACGGCTCCCGGAGGTGCCATATCGCCCGAGCCGGGGCTACCGCCGCCAGCCGGAGCACCGCCGCCCTTCGGCGGGCGGGTGAGGCCTTGTTCGCCACCGCCACCGCCGCCGCCTGCGCCACCGGCTCCACCGCCGGTGCCGAGCGTAATCGCGAGGATGTCATCGGGCGGGCCGAACTTGTTGATTACCTTGAG of Chthonomonas sp. contains these proteins:
- the dnaG gene encoding DNA primase, which translates into the protein MSDDRDQIRARISIVELVQERVNLKKKGKGWWGLCPFHPDKDPSMQVSDDTGGYRCWSCGARGDVFTWVMETEKVEFREAMELLAQRAGIELRKGQAQEQGRKNQYRRTMDLATQFFAERINSAKGVLDYCERRGLTDLVRQAWDLGYSPGEYELATFLKKSGASLAEAQELFLVDGDARSGYLDKFRDRLMFPIRDERGQVVAFGGRILGQGQPKYINSGDTPLFSKRKVLYGLNRAKADIADQDRAVLVEGYMDVIACHRAGLTTAVASLGTALSEDQARLLQRWAKNVTILYDSDEAGQKAAERASEILIAQGLNVKVALLPQGQDPDSLLKEVGAEAVIRAAGGGLSPVEYALERLKMQYGVDSDGYWANVYGALKLCRNNLELETHLQQLAATYPHIRDPHAAYRALRKEAYQVLRPQKRAGDEAPRAVANMKSAPLPGAEKMILEALLIEELRPLAWEVLDESDIFSSPQATAVQLACLEAFGDEAPSGPVSEWLGQLGNEEVESLLGDLALQRERPIGVVPIREQDVIGAMNILVQKRRQILLKRQRLEGKFEGEGVRDFTERWRQLKDAGRDA
- a CDS encoding sigma-70 family RNA polymerase sigma factor, giving the protein MLAHAYIADEAPGLIADQVPAWLQRVRKFPPLSADEERTLISRAKDGCLASRHRLIESNYRLVISIAKKFSNRGLTLVDLIQEGNLGLIRALDKFEIDRGNRFSTYATWWIRQAVSRAVMDHGRTIRIPIHTLASFSKLSRFRTSLINQLQREPSFEELAYASGENLARVEEFYQNLPQAISMETSSTDQHELSLLDVISDEHEADDQVTRDFAIQSVVQTALSDLSEKEKSVMSLRFGLDDGVCHTLEDIARILGMTRERVRQLEQKGLRKLRSTRVRDELASILCR
- a CDS encoding dihydroorotase, with product MIHEAEIISATGRQVADIGIEGGQIAEIGTIYNKRRDEINAGGMVAMPGIIDTQVHFREPGMMHKEDLESGTRCAVMGGVTTIFEMPNTNPTTTTAAALDDKLQRAEGRAWCDYGFFVGAATDNIDQLAALEMLPGTPGVKIFAGSSTGNLLIEDDEHLLRVLANGKRPCPIHSEDEPRLRARKAQYAAGAHVREHPNIRDAEAARLCTERVIAACRETGRPVHVLHISTQDELPMLAAAKAEGLPVTCEATPQHLTLNAELYETLGTLLQMNPPIRDESHRAAIFEAFENDLFDVLGSDHAPHTLEEKAKPYPESPSGMPGVQTLLPVMLSWAQRGRLSLEKLVRMGCERPAELYGIVNKGHIKQGYDADLVLLDPRREFKVESHWLQSKCGWSPYEGWTLVGQPQHVFVRGTRVVKDARPERMGQGRAVTYSWK
- a CDS encoding glycosyltransferase family 2 protein, with protein sequence MSDARPPDVSIIVPALNEAATIGEVITRLLALPLSTQIVVVNDGSRDKTGDILAEFADRITVITNPEPGGKGMAIRTALKVATGEVVVIQDADLEYDPAQIPSLIEPILAGTVNVVYGSRFMHGLHPGMALPNKLVNLMLRGAVRLLFGTRITDEATCYKALRRELLQSMDLQCHRFEFCPEVTAKALRLGETIREVPITYEPRNLKAGKKIRWTDAPEAFATLWKYRKWRK
- a CDS encoding PEP-CTERM sorting domain-containing protein (PEP-CTERM proteins occur, often in large numbers, in the proteomes of bacteria that also encode an exosortase, a predicted intramembrane cysteine proteinase. The presence of a PEP-CTERM domain at a protein's C-terminus predicts cleavage within the sorting domain, followed by covalent anchoring to some some component of the (usually Gram-negative) cell surface. Many PEP-CTERM proteins exhibit an unusual sequence composition that includes large numbers of potential glycosylation sites. Expression of one such protein has been shown restore the ability of a bacterium to form floc, a type of biofilm.) produces the protein MGVLVKGFGAVVLGACVASAVAQQRYSVSYSAPTGDGVAQGLPYDLTDQTGRQLQDRIPGADQWRANLGQGAAYEWVGWRNAEPAIEFRFAPATRIDRIRIGFARNESSRIYVPPVIILNWVFYNINPALVAPNSRGFITVLGRWETETLRLQLVDGNTQRWILVDEIEFYSVPEPASVLLLPAAALLVMRRRRVS